The Lactuca sativa cultivar Salinas chromosome 2, Lsat_Salinas_v11, whole genome shotgun sequence genome includes a window with the following:
- the LOC111886317 gene encoding uncharacterized protein LOC111886317 has product MAMAEKRPRINWKQIEGVEKTFLEACIHEITTYRREGSSLKASSWKNVAERLKTEYNFVVDQKQMKNRYDYLKAKFGAWLKLKNKIGNLNKMVETLRTSPLVYPDLCVQLFDGSAATGIHGWGASSTLPHPSHDSPDINLSDFDGINVIYGYR; this is encoded by the exons ggcaatggcAGAAAAGAGGCCTAGAATTAATTGGAAACAAATAGAAGGTGTTGAAAAAACATTCCTTGAAGCTTGTATTCATGAAATTACAACTTACAGACGTGAAGGGAGTAGTTTGAAAGCAAGCTCATGGAAGAATGTAGCTGAAAGATTGAAAACAGAATACAATTTTGTAGTTGATCAAAAGCAGATGAAAAACAGATACGACTACCTAAAAGCAAAGTTTGGTGCTTGGttgaaattaaaaaacaaaataggCAAC TTGAACAAAATGGTAGAAACATTGAGAACTTCTCCACTAGTGTACCCTGATCTTTGTGTTCAGTTGTTCGATGGGTCGGCTGCGACTGGCATTCATGGATGGGGGGCATCTTCTACACTTCCTCACCCTTCTCATGACTCTCCGGACATTAATTTAAGTGACTTTGATGGTATCAAT GTTATTTATGGATATCGATGA